The following proteins are encoded in a genomic region of Actinomadura sp. NAK00032:
- a CDS encoding Fpg/Nei family DNA glycosylase — protein sequence MPEGDVVWWTARRLREALAGRVLTRSDFRVPRLATADLRGRTVLESLSRGKHLLTRVEGGLTVHTHLLMEGRWQIRRTGPPPRDHRVRLVLANAQWQAVGYSLGVVELLRTAEEDAAVGHLGPDLLDPAWGPEAAAEAVARLGEQPARAAGEALLDQTRLAGIGNVYKAEVLFLRGVNPWTPIRDVPDLAALVELSHRLLDANKERHGHITTGDRGRGREHWVYGRAGRPCRRCGTRIERAEQAGERVTFWCPRCQPATG from the coding sequence ATGCCCGAGGGCGACGTCGTCTGGTGGACGGCCCGGCGGTTGCGCGAGGCGCTCGCCGGGCGGGTCCTGACGCGCTCGGACTTCCGCGTCCCCCGGCTCGCCACGGCCGACCTGCGCGGCCGGACGGTCCTGGAGTCGCTGTCGCGGGGCAAGCACCTGCTCACCCGCGTCGAGGGCGGGCTCACCGTCCACACGCACCTGCTGATGGAGGGGCGCTGGCAGATCCGCCGGACCGGGCCGCCGCCCCGCGACCACCGGGTCCGGCTGGTCCTGGCGAACGCGCAGTGGCAGGCGGTCGGCTACTCGCTCGGCGTGGTCGAGCTGCTGCGCACCGCCGAGGAGGACGCGGCGGTGGGCCACCTCGGGCCCGACCTGCTCGACCCGGCGTGGGGCCCGGAGGCGGCCGCGGAGGCCGTGGCCCGGCTCGGCGAGCAGCCGGCGCGGGCCGCCGGGGAGGCGCTGCTCGACCAGACGCGGCTCGCCGGGATCGGCAACGTCTACAAGGCCGAGGTCCTGTTCCTGCGGGGCGTGAACCCGTGGACCCCGATCCGGGACGTTCCCGACCTCGCAGCGCTCGTGGAGCTGTCTCACCGGCTCCTGGACGCCAACAAGGAGCGGCACGGCCACATCACCACCGGCGACCGGGGCCGCGGGCGGGAGCACTGGGTGTACGGGCGCGCCGGGCGCCCCTGCCGGCGCTGCGGGACGCGGATCGAGCGCGCGGAGCAGGCCGGGGAGCGGGTCACGTTCTGGTGCCCGCGCTGCCAGCCCGCGACGGGCTAG
- a CDS encoding Rrf2 family transcriptional regulator, producing the protein MRLSARVDYALRAAAELAVAGSHPVTAVQLAEAQQIPPKFLENILGQLRRSGLVRSQRGPEGGYWLARPAERISLADIIRAIDGPLLGVRGERPEHVGYEGPARSLQEVWIALRASERAILEQVTLAHIAAGELPAPVQKLTEDPSAWESPSLI; encoded by the coding sequence ATGCGATTGTCCGCCAGGGTCGACTACGCGCTGCGTGCCGCCGCCGAGCTGGCGGTCGCCGGGAGTCACCCGGTGACCGCGGTGCAGCTCGCCGAGGCCCAGCAGATCCCGCCCAAATTCCTCGAGAACATCCTCGGCCAGCTGCGCCGGTCCGGCCTCGTCCGGAGCCAGCGCGGCCCCGAGGGCGGCTACTGGCTGGCGCGGCCCGCCGAGCGGATCTCCCTCGCCGACATCATCCGCGCCATCGACGGGCCGCTGCTCGGCGTCCGCGGCGAGCGCCCCGAGCACGTCGGGTACGAGGGGCCGGCGCGCTCCCTGCAGGAGGTGTGGATCGCGCTGCGCGCCAGCGAGCGCGCCATCCTGGAGCAGGTCACGCTCGCGCACATCGCGGCCGGGGAGCTGCCCGCCCCCGTCCAGAAGCTCACCGAGGACCCGTCCGCCTGGGAGAGCCCCTCGCTGATCTGA
- a CDS encoding glycoside hydrolase family 3 protein, giving the protein MTTDDIATTAEIARLARGTLLPSFLGPTAPRWLLDELEGGLAGVTLFALTGNVPSPESLAALTAQMRKAGDPFVTIDEEGGDVTRLGGHATGSPYPGNAALGAVDDPELTRRVYRSLGAELAEVGVNFNFAPSVDVNTADDNPVIGTRSFGSDPELVARHAAASVTGTQEAGVAACAKHFPGHGATVDDSHLSVPLVDADLELLDRRELVPFRAAIAAGTRAVMTGHLNLPAITAGTPATLSHAAITGLLREHLGYQGVIVTDALDMEGASGAIGIPEASVRALIAGADLLCLGPKEGAETVEATLAAIDEAVRTGRLPAARLAAAAERTALLRDWLAEPVPAVVDRAAGLAAARRAVRVTGALPGWAGPPLVVETESSGNIAVGPTPWGLHPWAPDAVRTDGADGAADRVLDRAKGRGLVVVLRDAHRHAGQRALATALLTARPDTVVVEMGLPVWRPGSAVYLATYGAAAANAQAAAELLGLAPAG; this is encoded by the coding sequence GTGACGACCGACGACATCGCGACCACGGCGGAGATCGCCCGGCTGGCGCGCGGGACGCTGCTCCCGTCGTTCCTCGGGCCGACCGCGCCGCGTTGGCTGCTGGACGAGCTGGAGGGCGGCCTCGCCGGCGTCACGCTCTTCGCCCTCACCGGCAACGTGCCGAGCCCGGAGTCCCTCGCCGCGCTCACCGCGCAGATGCGCAAGGCCGGCGACCCGTTCGTCACGATCGACGAGGAGGGCGGGGACGTCACCCGGCTGGGCGGCCACGCGACCGGCAGCCCCTACCCCGGCAACGCCGCGCTCGGCGCCGTGGACGACCCCGAGCTGACCCGGCGCGTCTACCGCTCCCTGGGCGCCGAGCTGGCCGAGGTCGGCGTGAACTTCAACTTCGCGCCGTCGGTGGACGTCAACACCGCCGACGACAACCCGGTGATCGGGACCCGCTCGTTCGGCTCCGACCCCGAGCTGGTCGCCCGGCACGCCGCCGCGTCCGTCACCGGGACGCAGGAGGCGGGCGTCGCGGCCTGCGCCAAGCACTTCCCCGGGCACGGCGCGACGGTGGACGACTCGCACCTGTCGGTGCCGCTCGTCGACGCCGACCTGGAGCTGCTGGACCGCCGCGAGCTGGTCCCGTTCCGGGCGGCGATCGCCGCCGGCACCCGGGCGGTGATGACCGGCCACCTCAACCTGCCCGCGATCACCGCGGGCACGCCCGCCACGCTGTCGCACGCGGCGATCACCGGGCTGCTGCGCGAGCACCTCGGCTACCAGGGCGTGATCGTCACCGACGCGCTCGACATGGAGGGCGCGAGCGGCGCGATCGGCATCCCGGAGGCGTCCGTGCGGGCCCTCATCGCGGGCGCCGACCTGCTCTGCCTCGGCCCCAAGGAGGGCGCCGAGACCGTCGAGGCGACCCTCGCCGCGATCGACGAGGCGGTGCGGACGGGCCGGCTGCCGGCGGCGCGGCTGGCGGCGGCGGCCGAGCGCACCGCGCTGCTGCGGGACTGGCTCGCCGAGCCGGTCCCCGCCGTGGTGGACCGCGCCGCCGGCCTGGCGGCCGCGCGCCGCGCCGTGCGGGTCACGGGAGCGCTCCCAGGCTGGGCCGGGCCGCCGCTGGTCGTGGAGACGGAGTCGTCCGGCAACATCGCCGTCGGCCCGACCCCGTGGGGGCTGCACCCGTGGGCGCCCGACGCCGTCCGGACGGACGGCGCGGACGGCGCGGCGGACCGCGTCCTGGACCGTGCCAAGGGGCGCGGCCTGGTCGTCGTCCTGCGCGACGCGCACCGGCACGCCGGGCAGCGCGCGCTCGCCACGGCGCTGCTGACCGCCCGTCCCGACACGGTCGTCGTCGAGATGGGGCTGCCCGTCTGGCGCCCCGGATCGGCCGTCTACCTCGCCACCTACGGCGCCGCCGCGGCCAACGCCCAGGCCGCCGCGGAACTCCTCGGCCTCGCCCCGGCCGGCTGA
- a CDS encoding carbohydrate ABC transporter permease — protein sequence MKPSLPRRILLNGTGILVFLVAVFPVFWMASTAFKPNTEIFSTTPKPLPSHPTLDHFDLVLNGGIAEVSFWEYFRNSAVLALITVLASGLLALMAATAVARFRFRFRTTFLVMLLVVQMVPLEALVIPLFLDLKQLDLLNSLGGLALVYIGFAVPFAIWMLRGFVAAVPRELEEAAEIDGAGPVRTFFTVLLPLVAPGLVATSIFSFITAWNEFIFAYTFLEDQDKYTLPIMLQFFFGRSGNAWGPIMAASTLLTIPVIAFFLLVQRRMVSGLTAGAVKG from the coding sequence ATGAAGCCCTCGCTGCCGCGCAGGATCCTGCTGAACGGGACGGGGATCCTCGTCTTCCTCGTCGCGGTGTTCCCGGTCTTCTGGATGGCCTCCACCGCGTTCAAGCCGAACACCGAGATCTTCAGCACGACACCGAAACCGCTCCCCTCCCACCCGACGCTGGACCACTTCGATCTGGTGCTGAACGGCGGCATCGCCGAGGTCTCCTTCTGGGAGTACTTCCGCAACAGCGCGGTGCTCGCCCTCATCACCGTCCTCGCGTCCGGGCTGCTCGCGCTGATGGCGGCCACCGCCGTCGCCCGGTTCCGCTTCCGGTTCCGCACGACCTTCCTGGTCATGCTGCTGGTGGTGCAGATGGTGCCGCTGGAGGCGCTGGTCATCCCGCTGTTCCTCGACCTGAAGCAGCTCGACCTGCTCAACAGCCTCGGCGGGCTCGCGCTCGTCTACATCGGCTTCGCCGTGCCGTTCGCCATCTGGATGCTGCGCGGGTTCGTCGCCGCGGTGCCGCGCGAGCTGGAGGAGGCCGCCGAGATCGACGGCGCCGGCCCGGTCCGGACCTTCTTCACGGTCCTGCTCCCGCTGGTGGCGCCCGGACTCGTGGCGACCAGCATCTTCTCGTTCATCACCGCGTGGAACGAGTTCATCTTCGCCTACACGTTCCTGGAAGACCAGGACAAGTACACCTTGCCGATCATGCTGCAGTTCTTCTTCGGCCGCAGCGGCAACGCCTGGGGGCCCATCATGGCAGCGTCCACGCTGCTCACCATTCCCGTCATCGCCTTCTTCCTGCTCGTCCAGCGCCGCATGGTGTCCGGCCTCACCGCCGGGGCGGTGAAGGGGTGA
- a CDS encoding carbohydrate ABC transporter permease, with amino-acid sequence MLDTAPAVGRAPGRKSSGRARPRRRPRLGPYLLIAPTVLVIAVLMFWPMIQIGVMSFQKVGNRQLRGEPAEQVGTENFDKILNDPFFWQTLRHTVLFAVVAVSLTLLVGTLVGLLLNKLGKKMSGFVAGGVMVAWATPPVTAAIIFSWLFGTTGGLVNWCLDLLPDFLIGGGWADHNWFATPLSTYTVLTVCVVWQACPFVAVSVLAGLKSVPGELYEAARVDGSGPWRTFWSITYPMLKPIFMVLLVMSIIWDFKVFTQLFIMSGLANRDAFNLSLYAYSEAFGSLNPKLGMGSAIALVLTFILLIVTALYVRVMVRQGETR; translated from the coding sequence ATGCTCGACACCGCCCCCGCGGTGGGCAGAGCGCCCGGCCGGAAGTCCTCCGGCCGGGCGCGGCCCCGCCGCCGGCCCCGCCTCGGGCCCTACCTGCTGATCGCGCCGACCGTGCTCGTGATCGCCGTCCTGATGTTCTGGCCGATGATCCAGATCGGGGTCATGTCGTTCCAGAAGGTCGGCAACCGCCAGCTGCGCGGCGAACCGGCCGAGCAGGTGGGGACCGAGAACTTCGACAAGATCCTCAATGACCCGTTCTTCTGGCAGACCCTCCGGCACACGGTCCTGTTCGCCGTCGTGGCGGTGAGCCTGACGCTCCTCGTCGGGACGCTCGTGGGCCTGCTGCTCAACAAGCTCGGCAAGAAGATGTCGGGCTTCGTCGCCGGCGGCGTCATGGTCGCCTGGGCGACCCCTCCGGTCACCGCGGCGATCATCTTCAGCTGGCTGTTCGGCACCACCGGCGGCCTGGTCAACTGGTGCCTGGACCTGCTGCCGGACTTCCTCATCGGCGGCGGCTGGGCCGACCACAACTGGTTCGCCACCCCGCTGTCCACCTACACCGTGCTGACCGTCTGCGTCGTGTGGCAGGCGTGCCCGTTCGTCGCCGTGTCCGTCCTGGCCGGGCTGAAGAGCGTGCCCGGCGAGCTGTACGAGGCGGCGCGGGTGGACGGCTCCGGCCCGTGGCGGACGTTCTGGAGCATCACCTACCCGATGCTCAAGCCCATCTTCATGGTGCTGCTCGTCATGTCGATCATCTGGGACTTCAAGGTCTTCACCCAGCTGTTCATCATGTCCGGGCTGGCCAACCGCGACGCGTTCAACCTGTCGCTCTACGCCTACTCCGAGGCGTTCGGGTCGCTGAATCCGAAGCTCGGGATGGGCTCGGCGATCGCGCTCGTGCTCACGTTCATCCTGCTCATCGTCACCGCCCTGTACGTGCGGGTCATGGTCCGACAGGGGGAGACGCGATGA
- a CDS encoding extracellular solute-binding protein encodes MKYIKIAAAAAAIALAATACGGDGDDKDEAGAGKDPAQLKVWMMGEGTPEQTKFLDTVETEFKQKHPGTDVQIKYVPWPQVATTFQKAAAGGEGPDVTEIGNTDVQSHIEQGSLAEVTDEFKGWADGKTLNKTALENDTSNGKIYAVPWYGGVRGVWYRTDWFQELGIQPPKSWADLTAAAKKVQDSKKVPGIGIPSDQTNALLSFIWGNNGQVAVKEGSSWKGQLDQPAAVEAAKFYAGLVATEKVAPEKYIGKNELEGPQRDFALGKLGMYIDGSWALKEMKKISEKDADKWAVFPIPSKAGGNAPVMAGGSDVAVWKDSKAKKAAFDYITVLNNAKNAKAWADYSGFSSMRSDVKFSDPKLEIFTEIATNTKFPPIGAGWAEFEQAKKVLPNTIKAIMQGKSADEEMKKANEQANTLLNP; translated from the coding sequence GTGAAGTACATCAAGATTGCGGCCGCGGCGGCCGCGATCGCCCTGGCCGCCACGGCCTGCGGCGGCGACGGCGACGACAAGGACGAGGCCGGCGCGGGCAAGGACCCGGCGCAGCTCAAGGTCTGGATGATGGGCGAGGGCACGCCCGAGCAGACCAAGTTCCTCGACACGGTCGAGACCGAGTTCAAGCAGAAGCACCCGGGCACCGACGTGCAGATCAAGTACGTCCCCTGGCCGCAGGTCGCCACCACCTTCCAGAAGGCGGCGGCGGGCGGCGAGGGCCCGGACGTCACCGAGATCGGCAACACCGACGTCCAGTCCCACATCGAGCAGGGCAGCCTGGCCGAGGTCACCGACGAGTTCAAGGGCTGGGCCGACGGCAAGACCCTGAACAAGACGGCCCTGGAGAACGACACCTCGAACGGCAAGATCTACGCGGTGCCGTGGTACGGCGGCGTCCGCGGCGTCTGGTACCGCACCGACTGGTTCCAGGAGCTCGGCATCCAGCCGCCGAAGAGCTGGGCCGACCTGACCGCGGCGGCCAAGAAGGTGCAGGACTCCAAGAAGGTGCCGGGCATCGGCATCCCGAGCGACCAGACCAACGCGCTGCTCAGCTTCATCTGGGGCAACAACGGCCAGGTCGCCGTCAAGGAGGGCAGCTCCTGGAAGGGCCAGCTCGACCAGCCCGCGGCGGTCGAGGCGGCCAAGTTCTACGCCGGGCTCGTCGCCACCGAGAAGGTCGCGCCCGAGAAGTACATCGGCAAGAACGAACTGGAGGGCCCGCAGCGCGACTTCGCGCTCGGCAAGCTCGGCATGTACATCGACGGCAGCTGGGCGCTCAAGGAGATGAAGAAGATCTCCGAGAAGGACGCCGACAAGTGGGCCGTGTTCCCCATCCCGAGCAAGGCCGGCGGCAACGCGCCGGTCATGGCGGGCGGCTCCGACGTCGCGGTCTGGAAGGACAGCAAGGCCAAGAAGGCGGCGTTCGACTACATCACCGTCCTGAACAACGCCAAGAACGCCAAGGCGTGGGCCGACTACAGCGGCTTCTCGTCCATGCGGTCCGACGTCAAGTTCTCCGACCCCAAGCTGGAGATCTTCACCGAGATCGCCACCAACACCAAGTTCCCGCCGATCGGCGCCGGCTGGGCCGAGTTCGAGCAGGCCAAGAAGGTGCTGCCGAACACGATCAAGGCGATCATGCAGGGCAAGAGCGCCGACGAGGAGATGAAGAAGGCGAACGAGCAGGCCAACACGCTGCTGAACCCGTAG
- a CDS encoding ROK family transcriptional regulator — protein MARRPGTPRLLRELNDRAALDLLVEQGPLTRAQIGEHTGLSKVTASQLLSRLEDRGLVSVVGEQAGGRGPNAALYAVVPSSAYVAGLEVGPDGVTAGVADITGHITAQVTVDPNGADEPVKVVHNAVVKACRSAKVAVSKLSAFVIGTPGVVDPRSGDVQFSFDLPSWHEGVLAALKTDLRRPVTIENDVNLAAIAERAYGSARDADDFALMWFDRGMGLSVMLGGRLHRGRWGGAGEIGYLPVPGAPLPLGAARRGPRDEQGVTESTTWGIPTLAGGYGALVGADAVRALAHEHGITEDTAFDCVSAAAADEALGGAFLDALANRISYGVTSVNIVLDPGLVVLSGSLGRAGGRPLATRIERIVGRISPTRPEVAVTEVEGNPVLRGALHAALQQARDDVFSADGAA, from the coding sequence ATGGCCAGACGCCCGGGAACGCCGAGGCTGCTGCGTGAGCTCAACGACCGCGCGGCGCTGGACCTGCTCGTCGAGCAGGGCCCGCTGACCCGTGCGCAGATCGGCGAACACACCGGGCTATCGAAGGTAACCGCATCCCAGCTGTTGTCGAGACTGGAGGACCGCGGGCTGGTCTCGGTCGTCGGCGAGCAGGCCGGGGGGCGGGGCCCCAACGCCGCCCTGTACGCCGTCGTCCCGTCCAGCGCCTATGTCGCCGGGCTGGAGGTCGGGCCGGACGGCGTCACCGCCGGCGTCGCCGACATCACCGGGCACATCACCGCCCAGGTGACCGTCGACCCCAACGGCGCCGACGAGCCGGTGAAGGTGGTGCACAACGCGGTCGTCAAGGCGTGCCGCTCCGCCAAGGTCGCGGTGTCGAAGCTGAGCGCCTTCGTCATCGGGACGCCCGGCGTCGTCGACCCGCGCTCCGGCGACGTCCAGTTCTCCTTCGACCTGCCGTCCTGGCACGAGGGCGTCCTCGCCGCGCTGAAGACCGACCTGCGCCGGCCCGTGACCATAGAGAACGACGTCAACCTCGCCGCCATCGCCGAGCGGGCCTACGGCTCGGCGCGGGACGCCGACGACTTCGCGCTGATGTGGTTCGACCGCGGCATGGGCCTGTCGGTCATGCTCGGCGGCCGGCTGCACCGCGGCCGGTGGGGCGGCGCCGGGGAGATCGGCTACCTGCCGGTGCCCGGCGCGCCGCTGCCGCTCGGCGCCGCCCGCCGCGGCCCGCGCGACGAGCAGGGCGTCACCGAGTCGACGACCTGGGGCATCCCCACGCTCGCCGGCGGCTACGGCGCGCTGGTCGGCGCGGACGCGGTCCGCGCCCTCGCCCACGAGCACGGGATCACCGAGGACACCGCGTTCGACTGCGTCAGCGCGGCCGCCGCCGACGAGGCGCTCGGCGGCGCGTTCCTGGACGCGCTCGCCAACCGCATCTCCTACGGCGTCACCTCGGTCAACATCGTCCTGGACCCGGGGCTCGTCGTGCTGTCGGGCAGCCTCGGCCGGGCCGGCGGACGGCCGCTGGCCACCCGCATCGAGCGGATCGTCGGCCGGATCAGCCCGACCCGCCCCGAGGTCGCCGTCACCGAGGTCGAGGGCAACCCGGTGCTGCGCGGCGCGCTGCACGCGGCGCTGCAGCAGGCCCGCGACGACGTGTTCTCCGCGGACGGGGCGGCCTAG
- the secA2 gene encoding accessory Sec system translocase SecA2: protein MRDRLRRLVQKPGSVDLAPFRALVDEAGAREARVRELSDAELTAVAAALRQEEDLAELCALGREAARRTLGERPYDVQLVGTLALLSGHVAEMATGEGKTLSGALAAAGYALRGRRVHAMSVNDYLARRDAEWMGPLYAMLGVTVAWVGQSSTPDERRAAYRADVTYAPVSEVGFDLLRDRLVTAAGDAVLPEPSVALIDEADSVLVDEAMVPLVLAGAADLDAADPRYADLARRLRPGLHYATDAEARNVQLTAAGTREVERVLGLDLYAPENLRTLTAVNVALHAEVLLHRDVDYIVRDGAVKLISESRGRVALLQRWPDGLQAAVEAKEALEASPSGEILDSITVQELVGRYPVRCGMTGTAMAVSGQLTEFYGLQIAVVPPNRPRVRDDRPDRLYATTADKEVAIVEEIAAAHAAGRPVLVGTGDVAESERLARSLARAGLDRVVLNAKNDAEEAAIIAEAGAYGAITVSTQMAGRGTDIRLGGSPSAAPGTAPADAAGTDHDRVAEAGGLLVIGTGRYHSSRLDGQLRGRAGRQGDPGASVFFTSLQDDLVTRYAPDETTKAPTGDDGLIGDKGAHWIVGHAQRVAEGVDLELHRNTWRYNQLIGLQRRELLTERDAVLTGDAADRAMAEAASAKHAELTKTAGADAVAAAARQIVLYQLDRCWAEHLAFLADLREGIHLRSLGRGLDPLVEFNREAVPAGKRLLGEARTRAVAAFEGLTATEDGIDLDSAGLKRPSATWTYLVHDNPFGSMDERALRGLIAMFKRRR from the coding sequence CTGCGTGACCGGCTGCGGCGGCTCGTCCAGAAGCCGGGCAGCGTCGACCTGGCGCCCTTCCGCGCCCTGGTGGACGAGGCGGGCGCCCGCGAGGCGCGGGTCCGGGAGCTGTCCGACGCGGAACTGACCGCCGTCGCGGCCGCCCTCCGCCAGGAGGAGGACCTCGCGGAGCTGTGCGCCCTCGGCCGGGAGGCCGCCCGCCGGACCCTCGGCGAGCGGCCGTACGACGTCCAGCTGGTCGGGACGCTCGCGCTGCTGTCCGGGCACGTCGCCGAGATGGCCACCGGCGAGGGCAAGACCCTGTCCGGGGCCCTCGCCGCCGCCGGGTACGCGCTGCGCGGCCGCCGGGTCCACGCGATGTCGGTCAACGACTACCTGGCCCGCCGCGACGCCGAATGGATGGGCCCGCTCTACGCGATGCTGGGCGTGACGGTCGCCTGGGTCGGCCAGTCGTCCACGCCGGACGAGCGCCGGGCCGCCTACCGGGCCGACGTCACCTACGCGCCGGTCAGCGAGGTCGGGTTCGACCTGCTGCGGGACCGGCTCGTCACCGCCGCCGGCGACGCCGTGCTGCCCGAGCCGTCCGTCGCGCTGATCGACGAGGCCGACTCGGTGCTCGTGGACGAGGCCATGGTGCCGCTCGTCCTCGCCGGGGCCGCCGACCTCGACGCCGCCGACCCCCGGTACGCCGACCTCGCCCGGCGGCTGCGCCCCGGCCTGCACTACGCCACCGACGCCGAGGCCCGCAACGTCCAGCTCACCGCCGCGGGGACGCGCGAGGTGGAACGCGTCCTCGGCCTCGACCTGTACGCCCCCGAGAACCTGCGCACCCTCACCGCAGTCAACGTCGCCCTGCACGCCGAGGTCCTGCTGCACCGCGACGTGGACTACATCGTCCGGGACGGCGCCGTGAAGCTGATCAGCGAGTCGCGCGGCCGGGTCGCGCTCCTGCAGCGCTGGCCGGACGGCCTGCAGGCCGCCGTCGAGGCGAAGGAGGCCCTCGAAGCCTCCCCGAGCGGCGAGATCCTCGACTCGATCACCGTGCAGGAGCTGGTCGGGCGCTACCCCGTCCGGTGCGGCATGACCGGTACCGCGATGGCCGTGTCCGGCCAGCTCACCGAGTTCTACGGGCTGCAGATCGCGGTCGTCCCGCCGAACCGGCCCCGCGTCCGCGACGACCGGCCCGACCGCCTCTACGCGACCACCGCCGACAAGGAGGTCGCGATCGTCGAGGAGATCGCCGCCGCGCACGCCGCCGGGCGCCCGGTGCTGGTCGGCACCGGCGACGTCGCCGAGTCCGAGCGGCTCGCCCGCAGCCTCGCCCGCGCGGGGCTCGACCGGGTCGTGCTCAACGCCAAGAACGACGCCGAGGAGGCCGCGATCATCGCCGAGGCGGGCGCGTACGGCGCGATCACCGTCTCCACCCAGATGGCCGGCCGCGGCACCGACATCCGCCTCGGCGGCAGCCCGTCCGCCGCCCCCGGCACCGCGCCCGCCGACGCGGCCGGCACCGACCACGACCGGGTCGCCGAAGCGGGCGGCCTGCTCGTCATCGGCACCGGCCGCTACCACAGCAGCCGGCTGGACGGCCAGCTCCGCGGCCGCGCCGGCCGGCAGGGCGATCCCGGCGCGTCGGTCTTCTTCACCAGCCTCCAGGACGACCTGGTCACCCGCTACGCCCCCGACGAGACGACGAAGGCCCCGACCGGCGACGACGGGCTGATCGGCGACAAGGGCGCCCACTGGATCGTCGGCCACGCCCAGCGCGTCGCCGAGGGCGTCGACCTCGAACTGCACCGCAACACCTGGCGCTACAACCAGCTCATCGGGCTGCAGCGCCGCGAGCTGCTCACCGAGCGCGACGCCGTCCTGACCGGCGACGCCGCCGACCGGGCGATGGCCGAGGCCGCCTCCGCCAAGCACGCCGAGCTGACCAAGACCGCCGGCGCGGACGCGGTGGCCGCCGCCGCCCGCCAGATCGTCCTCTACCAGCTGGACCGCTGCTGGGCCGAGCACCTGGCCTTCCTCGCCGACCTGCGCGAGGGCATCCACCTGCGCTCCCTTGGCCGCGGCCTCGACCCGCTGGTGGAGTTCAACCGGGAGGCCGTCCCGGCGGGCAAGCGCCTCCTCGGCGAGGCCCGCACCCGCGCCGTCGCCGCCTTCGAGGGCCTCACCGCCACCGAGGACGGCATCGACCTCGACTCCGCCGGCCTGAAACGCCCCTCCGCGACCTGGACCTACCTCGTCCACGACAACCCGTTCGGCTCCATGGACGAGCGCGCCCTCCGCGGCCTGATCGCGATGTTCAAGCGCCGCCGCTGA